Proteins from a genomic interval of Yoonia sp. GPGPB17:
- the pgi gene encoding glucose-6-phosphate isomerase, with protein MWDKLRAHHAQVADRRFETLVDKRRAADFSAQMGDMRFDYAKTNIDAEGRALLIDLLAQAGVAAKRDAMFAGAPINETEGRAVLHTALRNLDGDPVVVDGKDVMPDVLDTLARMERFAADVRDGRFAGQGGKITDVVNIGIGGSDLGPAMAVQALAPYHDGPRCHFVSNVDPADIAGVLRACDPTTTLVIVASKTFTTIETMTNARTAQAWMRQRVEDTGAQFAALSTAEDKTAAFGIDPSRVFGFDDWVGGRYSMWGPIGLSLMIAIGPDAFRAFLRGAQAMDRHFQTAHWTDNLPALLALVGIWHNQICGYATRAVLPYDNLLSRLPAYLQQLEMESNGKGVSMDGADLDVPSGPVVWGEPGTNGQHAFYQLIHQGTRVIPCEFLVAARGHEDDLHHQHQLLVANCLAQSEALMRGRTLDEARSKVADRSEGEELERQARHRVFKGNRPSVTIAYPQMTPEVLGQIVALYEHRVFVEGVVLGINSFDQWGVELGKELATALQPVVEGKESAAGKDGSTAALVDFLQMHGVS; from the coding sequence ATGTGGGATAAACTTCGCGCGCATCACGCGCAGGTCGCGGATCGTCGCTTTGAAACGCTTGTTGATAAGAGACGCGCAGCGGATTTTAGCGCCCAGATGGGTGACATGCGTTTCGACTACGCCAAGACGAATATCGACGCAGAAGGCCGCGCGCTGCTGATTGACCTGTTGGCGCAAGCGGGCGTTGCAGCCAAGCGCGACGCCATGTTTGCCGGCGCCCCGATCAATGAAACGGAAGGGCGTGCAGTGCTGCATACGGCGCTGCGCAACTTGGATGGTGATCCGGTTGTCGTCGATGGAAAGGACGTCATGCCGGACGTTCTGGATACGCTTGCGCGTATGGAACGTTTCGCGGCGGATGTCCGCGATGGTCGCTTCGCCGGGCAGGGCGGCAAGATTACGGATGTGGTCAATATCGGCATTGGTGGCTCCGATCTGGGGCCCGCGATGGCCGTACAGGCCCTGGCGCCTTATCATGACGGTCCACGCTGCCATTTTGTCAGCAATGTTGATCCTGCCGATATTGCGGGTGTCTTGCGTGCCTGCGATCCGACAACGACACTTGTGATTGTGGCCTCGAAGACATTTACGACAATCGAGACCATGACCAATGCGCGTACAGCGCAGGCATGGATGCGCCAGCGTGTCGAAGATACGGGCGCGCAGTTTGCCGCCCTTTCAACGGCCGAGGACAAGACTGCTGCCTTTGGCATTGATCCCTCGCGCGTCTTTGGGTTCGATGATTGGGTCGGTGGCCGCTATTCGATGTGGGGACCAATTGGTCTGTCCTTGATGATCGCCATCGGGCCGGACGCATTTCGCGCTTTTCTGCGCGGCGCGCAGGCGATGGACCGGCATTTCCAGACCGCCCATTGGACGGACAACCTGCCTGCGCTTCTGGCGCTTGTTGGCATTTGGCACAATCAGATATGCGGCTATGCAACCCGTGCTGTGCTGCCTTATGATAACCTTCTCAGCAGGTTACCGGCCTATCTTCAACAGCTCGAAATGGAAAGCAACGGCAAGGGCGTCAGCATGGATGGCGCTGATTTGGACGTGCCCAGCGGCCCGGTTGTTTGGGGCGAGCCGGGCACGAACGGGCAGCATGCGTTCTATCAGTTGATCCATCAGGGGACACGCGTGATCCCATGTGAGTTCTTGGTTGCGGCCCGTGGGCATGAAGATGATCTGCACCATCAGCACCAGCTGCTGGTCGCAAACTGTCTTGCGCAATCCGAGGCGTTAATGCGCGGGCGTACGTTGGATGAGGCGCGCAGCAAGGTTGCCGATAGATCCGAAGGTGAAGAACTGGAACGGCAGGCCCGTCACCGTGTGTTTAAGGGCAATCGTCCGTCTGTCACCATCGCTTACCCGCAGATGACGCCCGAAGTGCTCGGCCAGATTGTGGCACTCTATGAGCACCGGGTGTTTGTCGAAGGTGTGGTGCTGGGCATCAATTCCTTCGACCAATGGGGGGTGGAACTGGGCAAGGAGCTTGCTACGGCGTTGCAGCCTGTTGTTGAGGGCAAAGAGAGCGCGGCGGGCAAGGATGGCTCAACTGCCGCACTTGTCGACTTTCTACAAATGCATGGGGTGTCTTGA
- a CDS encoding prepilin peptidase, with the protein MIVEMIPLAMGAILVVAMLLEIKTGRIPNWLTVLPFVLFAVLLFVSDDLTPLYWQLALALGVFVFGIIMFAIGGSGAGAVKLMTGTALFIPLSNALLAAVIFFLVFFFSSFVFVQIRKAFGSEDSSWHLMANAVIPLSFSIGVAGLTGMFLQ; encoded by the coding sequence ATGATTGTCGAAATGATACCACTGGCTATGGGTGCCATCCTGGTTGTGGCTATGCTGTTGGAGATAAAGACGGGCCGTATTCCGAACTGGCTGACTGTCTTGCCATTTGTCCTATTTGCCGTGCTTCTGTTTGTGTCCGATGACCTGACACCGCTCTATTGGCAGCTGGCACTTGCCCTGGGTGTCTTTGTTTTTGGTATTATCATGTTTGCAATCGGTGGGTCAGGCGCAGGTGCGGTAAAGCTGATGACTGGCACAGCACTATTCATCCCTCTGTCGAATGCGCTTCTTGCGGCGGTCATCTTCTTTCTGGTCTTTTTCTTTAGTTCATTTGTCTTTGTTCAGATCCGCAAGGCATTTGGTAGCGAAGATAGCTCATGGCATCTCATGGCGAACGCCGTCATCCCGCTGAGTTTTTCCATCGGGGTCGCCGGTTTGACGGGCATGTTCTTGCAATAG